From a single Stomoxys calcitrans chromosome 4, idStoCalc2.1, whole genome shotgun sequence genomic region:
- the LOC106082037 gene encoding probable basic-leucine zipper transcription factor Q, with the protein MYNAFNTNQTKSMPRTCYAVYTSLNQANNQYQIPQQSQQYTSNAYAQPLQQPSQYANIASAYQPGSAGTAAAAAPQYAQSLQQLQRQQPQVQQYAQPQSQYSPDQYNAAYYAYQQQQQQQALALQQQQQQQQQQLAYAQHQQQLLKQLYSNQAATAPQQQQAQQQSAYASQQPQANQYFTAEQYADYLSKQQAQLLSAQQQQVQQQYQQGGYVTTASAEAPTTQATHTQAYTTAAAPLEASSVPPRNGLESGQYSASDKVSHVKFQSGNLAYNF; encoded by the exons ATGTATAACGCATTTAACACAAACCAAACCAAGAGCATGCCAAGAACTTGTTATGCTGTG tacacctccttgaacCAGGCCAACAATCAATACCAAATTCCCCAACAATCCCAGCAGTATACCAGCAATGCATATGCCCAGCCCTTGCAACAGCCCAGCCAATATGCTAACATTGCCTCGGCCTATCAACCTGGTTCTGCCGGCACTGCCGCAGCTGCTGCGCCTCAGTATGCCCAATCTTTGCAGCAATTGCAGCGTCAACAACCTCAGGTGCAGCAATATGCTCAACCCCAATCGCAGTACTCCCCAGATCAATATAATGCCGCCTATTATGCCtatcaacagcagcaacaacaacaagccttggctttgcaacaacaacaacagcagcaacaacaacaattggccTATGCCCAGCACCAACAACAATTGTTGAAGCAACTTTACTCGAATCAGGCAGCCACTGCCCCCCAACAACAGCAAGCACAACAACAATCCGCATACGCCAGCCAACAGCCACAGGCCAATCAATATTTCACCGCCGAACAATATGCCGATTACTTGAGCAAGCAACAGGCTCAGCTGCTTAGTGCCCAACAGCAACAAGTGCAACAACAATATCAGCAGGGCGGATATGTCACCACGGCCAGTGCCGAGGCGCCCACCACCCAGGCCACCCATACCCAAGCGTATACCACCGCTGCAGCCCCCttggaggcgagttcggtgccACCCCGTAACGGTTTGGAAAGTGGCCAATATTCGGCCTCGGACAAAGTGTCTCATGTCAAGTTCCAAAGTGGCAATTTGGCCTACAACTTCTAG